One window of the Falco biarmicus isolate bFalBia1 chromosome Z, bFalBia1.pri, whole genome shotgun sequence genome contains the following:
- the LOC130142672 gene encoding acrosin-like, whose product MANHAPVHCSLLCEARTSRAGTCRRRQAAKSGTKGHRKGLKLCLLREKHEETVEGRGSCGLRPMALHYGMSRVVGGTDALPGAWPWIVSIQALVEGGTAHICGGSLISPQWVLTAAHCFIEVRDITVLRVVLGATQLTQLGPEAQVRAVRRLLVHQHYWNVTQRNDIALLELDQPVQCNSYVQLACVPDASLRVSELTACYVSGWGARKARGEWPKRRSAYVLQEAQVHLIDARVCNSSGWYRGAIHTHNMCAGYPQGGIDTCQGDSGGPLVCQDKSADYFWLVGVTSWGTGCARARKPGVYTSTQHFYDWILAQMGLRPAVTTTARPQPVFTYTPVQRPRPRPRPRPTESSRFPPCPFPVQKLLDFFTRLQELLQYLRAK is encoded by the exons ATGGCTAACCATGCGCCAGTGCACTGCAGTCTCCTGTGCGAGGCAAGGACTTCCAGAGCCGGCACCTGCCGAAGGAGGCAGGCTGCCAAGTCGGGCACAAAGGGTCACCgcaaagggctgaagctctgcctgctccgaGAGAAGCATGAGGAAACAgtggaaggaag AGGGAGCTGCGGGCTTCGTCCCATGGCTTTGCACTACGGCATGTCGCGCGTcgtgggtggcacagatgccctgccgggggcctggccctggatcgTCAGCATCCAGGCTCTCGTGGAAGGAGGCACGGCGCACATCTGCGGGGGCTCCCTCATCAGCCCACAGTgggtcctcacagcagcccactgcttcatcgAGGTCAG ggACATCACCGTCTTGCGCGTGGTGCTCGGTGCCACCCAGCTGACTCAGCTGGGCCCTGAGGCTCAGGTGCGCGCCGTCAGGCGGCTGCTGGTTCACCAGCACTACTGGAACGTCACGCAGAGGAacgacattgccttgctggagctggaccagcctgtccagtgcaacagctacgtacagcttgcctgtgtgcccgacgcctcgctgagagtctcagagctgacagcctgctacgtcagtggctggggtgccaggaaagcaagaggTGAGTGGCCCAAACGCA gatCGGCATacgtgctgcaggaggcccaggtccaCCTCATTGATGCCagggtctgtaacagcagcggcTGGTACAGGGGGGCCATCCACACCCACAACATGTGTGCTGGCTATCCGCAGGGCGGCATCgacacctgccag ggggacagcggtgggcctCTCGTGTGCCAAGACAAGAGCGCCgactacttctggcttgttggcGTGACCagctgggggacgggctgtgcgaGAGCAAGGAAGCCCGGAGTCTacacctccacccagcacttctacGACTGGATCCTGGCGCAGATGGGCCTGCGCCCAGCAGTAACCACTACTGCAAGGCCACAGCCAGTCTTCACCTACACCCCCGTTcagaggccaaggccaaggccaaggccaaggccaacagAATCGAGCCGGTTTCCACCCTGCCCGTTTccagtccagaagctgctggacttctttactcggctgcaggagctcctgcagtacCTAAGGGCGAAATAG
- the LOC130142673 gene encoding acrosin-like — MQRLFYPGLPLLCPTPLAWCDGRASGTTLLTQKARTQLIRPIGSCGLRPMALHYGMSRVVGGTDALPGAWPWIVSIQALVEGGTAHICGGSLISPQWVLTAAHCFIEPSLHLPSRDITVLRVVLGATQLTQLGPEAQVHAVRRLLVHQHYWNVTQRNDIALLELDQPVQCNSYVQLACVPDASLRVSELTACYVSGWGARKARGEWPKRSAYVLQEAQVHLIDARVCNSSGWYRGAIHTHNMCAGYPQGGIDTCQGDSGGPLVCQDKSADYFWLVGVTSWGTGCARARKPGVYTSTQHFYDWILAQMGLRPAVTTTARPQPVFTYTPVQRPRPRPRPTESSRFPPCPFPVQKLLDFFTRLQELLQYLRAK, encoded by the exons ATGCAGCGCCTCTTCTACCCCGGGCTCCCTCTACTGTGTCCCACACCACTGGCCTGGTGTGATGGCAGAGCCAGTGGCACTACCCTGTTGACGCAGAAGGCTCGGACACAACTgatacgaccaat AGGGAGCTGCGGGCTTCGTCCCATGGCTTTGCACTACGGCATGTCGCGCGTcgtgggtggcacagatgccctgccgggggcctggccctggatcgTCAGCATCCAGGCTCTCGTGGAAGGAGGCACGGCGCACATCTGCGGGGGCTCCCTCATCAGCCCACAGTgggtcctcacagcagcccactgcttcatcgAG ccctctctccatctgccttccagggACATCACCGTCTTGCGCGTGGTGCTCGGTGCCACCCAGCTGACTCAGCTGGGCCCTGAGGCTCAGGTGCACGCCGTCAGGCGGCTGCTGGTTCACCAGCACTACTGGAACGTCACGCAGAGGAacgacattgccttgctggagctggaccagcctgtccagtgcaacagctacgtacagcttgcctgtgtgcccgacgcctcgctgagagtctcagagctgacagcctgctacgtcagtggctggggtgccaggaaagcaagaggTGAGTGGCCCAAAC gatCGGCATacgtgctgcaggaggcccaggtccaCCTCATTGATGCCagggtctgtaacagcagcggcTGGTACAGGGGGGCCATCCACACCCACAACATGTGTGCTGGCTATCCGCAGGGCGGCATCgacacctgccag ggggacagcggtgggcctCTCGTGTGCCAAGACAAGAGCGCCgactacttctggcttgttggcGTGACCagctgggggacgggctgtgcgaGAGCAAGGAAGCCCGGAGTCTacacctccacccagcacttctacGACTGGATCCTGGCGCAGATGGGCCTGCGCCCAGCAGTAACCACTACTGCAAGGCCACAGCCAGTCTTCACCTACACCCCCGTTcagaggccaaggccaaggccaaggccaacagAATCGAGCCGGTTTCCACCCTGCCCGTTTccagtccagaagctgctggacttctttactcggctgcaggagctcctgcagtacCTAAGGGCGAAATAG
- the LOC130142675 gene encoding acrosin-like, with the protein MWVARSCGLRPMALHYGMSRVVGGTDALPGAWPWIVSIQALVEGGTAHICGGSLISPQWVLTAAHCFIEVRDITVLRVVLGATQLTQLGPEAQVRAVRRLLVHQHYWNVTQRNDIALLELDQPVQCNSYVQLACVPDASLRVSELTACYVSGWGARKARAGGSAYVLQEAQVHLIDARVCNSSGWYRGAIHTHNMCAGYPQGGIDTCQGDSGGPLVCQDKSADYFWLVGVTSWGTGCARARKPGVYTSTQHFYDWILAQMGLRPAVTTTARPQPVFTYTPVQRPRPRPRPTESSRFPPCPFPVQKLLDFFTRLQELLQYLRAK; encoded by the exons GGAGCTGCGGGCTTCGTCCCATGGCTTTGCACTACGGCATGTCGCGCGTcgtgggtggcacagatgccctgccgggggcctggccctggatcgTCAGCATCCAGGCTCTCGTGGAAGGAGGCACGGCGCACATCTGCGGGGGCTCCCTCATCAGCCCACAGTgggtcctcacagcagcccactgcttcatcgAGGTCAG ggACATCACCGTCTTGCGCGTGGTGCTCGGTGCCACCCAGCTGACTCAGCTGGGCCCTGAGGCTCAGGTGCGTGCCGTCAGGCGGCTGCTGGTTCACCAGCACTACTGGAACGTCACGCAGAGGAacgacattgccttgctggagctggaccagcctgtccagtgcaacagctacgtacagcttgcctgtgtgcccgacgcctcgctgagagtctcagagctgacagcctgctacgtcagtggctggggtgccaggaaagcaagag ctggaggatCGGCATacgtgctgcaggaggcccaggtccaCCTCATTGATGCCagggtctgtaacagcagcggcTGGTACAGGGGGGCCATCCACACCCACAACATGTGTGCTGGCTATCCGCAGGGCGGCATCgacacctgccag ggggacagcggtgggcctCTCGTGTGCCAAGACAAGAGCGCCgactacttctggcttgttggcGTGACCagctgggggacgggctgtgcgaGAGCAAGGAAGCCCGGAGTCTacacctccacccagcacttctacGACTGGATCCTGGCGCAGATGGGCCTGCGCCCAGCAGTAACCACTACTGCAAGGCCACAGCCAGTCTTCACCTACACCCCCGTTcagaggccaaggccaaggccaaggccaacagAATCGAGCCGGTTTCCACCCTGCCCGTTTccagtccagaagctgctggacttctttactcggctgcaggagctcctgcagtacCTAAGGGCGAAATAG